GGTTTCTAGCCTTTATCAATCGTTGAAAAAGCGAAATGTGGACAAGTGAAATTTCTTGTCGTCTGGGTACCTAGTTCAGCTCAGCGGTAGTGGTATAACCAAATCTGTGTATTGTCTCGTAAGctatttttgcagtttgttgCTAAATTTTCTAACATAATAACCTCACCTAAATCTTCCACCTAATCCAAATCAATTTCACTTGAACCTTAGTCCAAATCCTAGATGCTGTGGAGCATTATCCAGGATACAAGTAAAAGTTAGTAGGAATGTTAGACATTATAGTGCAATTTTGTCTGAATATGTGCCATTGATTGaggtatttaaataattttctcAAACCCATATTATAACTTGGGAAATATTTCAATGAGGATTTAGTTTAATCTGTGTTTGCTTCAGAAACGCAAGCATTTTTGCCCTGTTAGCagttgtaacaatggacttCTAGCAGATCCTAATAAGAAAACAAACCACTTCTTTCTAACGCAAAGATTGATTTGTTAGTGTTGCGCAAACACGGGGACTAGTAGGTCAAGTAGATCATTAATCCAACACAGATTTACAGCAGTTCGACGATGGGCATGAAACCTACAAGTAAGGTTTTAGTGCCAGGTTTAGATACTATAtcacaaatgttttttcagAGTTTTGATCCATTTCAAATGCGTTGTGGTAAAGGTTTTAGCTTTAAGGTAAAATAACAAggttttaaacttaattttttacagGATTCCACAACGGCGTTTACTTGTCATAGGAATGTCTAAAAGTAGGGTGAATTTAAGCACTACCGCTGTATGTGTTAACTTTTCACAGCAATCTTGCTTGCACGCGAAGTAATACAGTACCATGGAGCCTGACACATCAACTGGTTACGACATCTACAACACTGAAATTTATACTGACGTTGTCGGCAATATTTCAGGTAAGAACCTGTTTATAGGTAGTAATTTTAAATCACTATCATTACAGAGAGGAAATAGGTGATAGAAATTGCACGCTCGAAGATACttaaattttcagttttaaaattttcagcaaCTGAAAATAGTTTAAGTTTTTTGGTTACGTCGATTTGTGCGAAGGCTGCATTGTTGGCAACGTTTGCTTAACATAATTGATTTGTCATCATGGCGGAACTGACATACGATCACGCTTCAATTAATTGTTGCCCACAAATACCCTTTACAACAGCGTCGTGATATGACGCCCAACATACGTCAAAACGAAATAACAACAACGTCACTTTGCCATACCacatttttggtgtttctCCTGTCTGAATGACTTTCTTTGTAACGACAAGGCTCAGTTGAACCACATAAAAGTAGATTGGAGTATACATTTAATCTGTTCACTTGAAATGACATCGCGATGCACTCATTTTTATAGATAGGCAAACTTCGCACTTTAAATGACATACTATGACATACGATGAATAATATTAACATATCTTTTTGGCTGAAaacttgcaaatttttaagcatACAAAAACAACGTAGCCGTGATGAAGGCAACCAGCATCCACTTGAGTTATCAAAATGTTGCCGCTTTATACACCAGAATACCGGTTCCAAATTTGCTCACAAAAGCGATGTTTTTTCGCCATGGTCAAGTTATCAAAAACTTAACAACATATTCGATCGTGTTTATACAAGGAAATCTTGTGAATGAGATTTGCATCAATATGTCACGTCTgccttgttgttgttgctctCCGCCTTTTCGAGAGTTCTCGTTTATCTTGCCGAACCATTAACCCTAATCGGCTCTTCGAGATAAACGTTTTGCTGCATAATTTTGCCGTGAAATGTGTACCTTGTACACATTTTTGTGTGGCAAGATTTTAGCCTTGGGCCCTAACAAGCTTATCGTATAAAATATAATCTCAAAGATATTTCGTACTTTCGTTCAAACCTTCTTTAAAATTGCGTTTTGCCATTTAGGGAAAATAACAGCCAGATGTGGAAGGAAAAGGTAAAAGTTGGGCTTAATTGTGAGACACagtgatttttgaaaaaaactaagGCGCATAGGCGCAGTTCGATCTTATCACAGACAGACTTGTTTATTTGAAGACAACGCGCGTATTACTGTCGTGACATTTGATATAAGTTACATGTTAGGTTATAGGGTGCTTATCACTGAATCTTTTTTGATAAGCAAGAATCTACTAATACGTTCccttttgtatttatttgccAACAGCCAGTGTTCATTGCTCTGTATGTTGTAGACGATTTATGAAACgtcgtttttatttaaattagaaACTCATCATTTCGCCTAGATGTTGCGTTGCCATTAGCTTGGGAGAAAACTGCGCAAAcactgaaaatgtttttaaataccATTATCAATGGTGTTTGCCGATGCAGCGGACGAAGTGGTACACGGTTCTGGCACAGGAACAGCGAGCCTAGCACGAATTAGCAAACTTTGCAAAGAACAATGCTATAAGCATTTGACAATTGCTAAGTTACATTTCAATGAGCGGATTTGCCGATCTATCATCATTGACTCACGTTCAAATTGCCATATGGGCGACTATCCTTCCGTTTTTGCGATTCAATgttgaaagaattttttccTGAAACTACAATAAACAATCCGTTAAGAACGATTTGTATGCGACATCAATCTTGTCGTTTGGTTtaatattgcaatttttttcctATTTGAGCGCTTAACTTATAGTGCCAACAAGGACCAGTTATATGTTGGCTTTATTAGCCAATTTGTTTCTGATGACAGCACAGCTTTAATTGAAACGGTTCTTGTTTAGCAGTGTTTGCAAAACTGTTGTTTACCTCCCCAAGGTAAAAATAAAGCTATGAGTTATTTGGGAAAGTTACCCAGTGTAGTTGCTCGCAGATTTCTAGAAATAGTTTGTCATTGTTCTGCGTATTACTGTAACAACCGTCTTGCTTTACATTAATTGACATTGTCAAACATGATGAACTACAAGTCAACCTGGCTTCAAAACGCGCCGTTTGGTAATTGGCCACATCACTATGCGAGAAAAGGTAATATTGATTGCTTTTGCtgaatttcttttctattCTTAAATGTTAATAGAAACTGTGAAATTTTGCACTGTCGGTGCGTGGTCCGTAGGGTCTGTTGTACACGCAGTGTCACGCAGAGTGATAGCAAGAAATCTTCTTTCTATGCTCATATGACAATGTTTTGATTTGTTAATGAAATACCTGACAATAAAAAAGTTCCGCCAAGTCTTTTGTCTATTTGTCTGGTCTAAATAACATGTTGCAAAATCGCGAGAAGGTTGTTGATGGATTGCTATGGTTTATTTATATagctgtttatttttattgagtACTATATTTTACATACGTTTGTTAAAAGTTTGCTAATTCAGGAAATGTACGCCTTCTTCCCCCACATTGTTTCTTCGGTTAACACACATTCCCCCTTTTTTCTCTTGGGCTTCTTGTACAGCTAAACTAATTCTAAAGACCTTGAGGGCAAGTTTTATTGTCACTCTgcaacttatttttttaatgttcTAATTACCTCACGATGTACGTATCGGTATATGATGGAGCAAAAGTCATCTTAGTGATCAGACTAAAcgacaataaaataaaaaacaacatctCATTATTGCagcaaacacaaaacatttttacgcGTCGATTGTTTCGCGGTACCTTGATAAGATATCGTTTAGTTTAAGAATTATTTCTTGAATCCACTTTTTACAGATTCTCCATCATCACTCGCAGGCGACGTGAACAATTCTGTAACCGGTTATCCATTTGATGCAGTTTCTGGAGGCTCGCCAGGCTTGAATGTTGGTTGCGTCAACGATCATTCTATGAACGTTTTACCGATCGACAGCAGACAGCAGGCCGGGACGATAGCTAACGAACGTAATGTTAGTCCAAATTCTATCATCGGTGATTCGGAAGGTACTCGAAGCTGTAAGTCTTTCGTCGAATTTTCGTTGAGTTTATTTCGCCCGGTGAAGTTGCGGAAGCCACGTTTTACCCGGTATAATGAGTATAATTTGGCTTTTGCAAAGTCGTTTTTGTGTGAAAATGAATTCTTTCGAGTAGTAGATTTTGGCGTCATGTTTCATAAGTAAACCTTTGTtatttcacaagaaacttAAAAGTATTCATCAGCGTCCAACTAACCAAATGGTGAAATACCTTCGCGGTCTTACCCGTGCATTTTTTCCTTGGCATAACCTGAGTTTGAACTCGGCCTTATTTTAAGCTAAGCTTTATGTCAGACTACATCACAATGCTGATATCCAGTCAGGTATTAGTGAAcagtaaaaattaacaatcTCAGCAGACTGTGCTATTTGCGGCGACCGTGCAACAGGAAAACATTATGGGGCTAGCAGTTGTGATGGTTGCAAGGGTTTCTTTCGAAGAAGTGTGAGAAAGAATCACCAATATCAATGCAGGTTTGTCAGCTTTATTGTTTTCGTTAGCTCGGTTCTGGTAAAGTACTTTTTGTTATCATCTGTCTTCATGTTGTTATCTTCTTATTGTTACTAATGGTCTTCTGTTAAATTGCTAAGCGATATATTTTAAGTCTAATGTCGAAACACCTCACAGGTTTAGCCGAAACTGCACTGTGGATAAGGATAAGCGAAATCAGTGCAGATACTGTAGATTAAGAAAATGCTTTCGGGCGGGGATGAGAAAAGAAGGTGATGAGCTGTAAATGgagttatttttgtatttttctccGTTTAGCTTGATTATAAATGATTTTTTCACCAGCCGTCCAGAATGAGAGAGACCGTATCAGTACCAAAAAATCCAGCATGGATGATTCAGCGTCACTTTCAGTTACGACTTTGTTGAATGCTGACACCATGTCAAGACAGGTATTACTCTTTTGTTTATCCAGGAATCGTTGTACTGACGTTTCATtagttaaatattttctaattGTTAACGGTTATCGGTGACCCGTTCCACGTAATAAAGGAAACTTTAGTTTCCATGTAGTGGGTTTGGGCGTAATCCTTTCTTTGGATTTTGACTTTTGTGATTATTATCTGTCACATGTATGGACACCAATGGTTCTAAATTTTTTGGGCGTTTATTTGATTCTGAAAGTGATTTCTGGTCAGTTAAGTTTGTGATACAAAAAGAAATGtctgttttaaaaagtttatctgttcaaaaaatatgttccaACAAATCGCCTTCCTTGCACTGCCATCAATGTAGAAAGTAACTGACAAAAGCGACAAAAGTCCACGACCTGACATGTGTCAGTTACTTCGTCCACTTTGTTCATACTTGTATGAATTAAAGCACGATGGTTGATGGTGCGGTAATCCGAATCCTAACAAATTCATTCATCTCGAAATTATTATTTCACTTCTAGCCTTTAATTACTTCCGGAGGCGATCTTGATGCCAGCGCAGTAGAAAACAAGAAGATTGCTTCGGTGAATGATGTGTGCGATTCAATGCGGCAACAACTGTTGGTGCTTGTGGAGTGGGCCAAATATATACCCACATTTTCCGATCTGCCTTTGGATGACCAGGTATTCGAGGatatattattaaaattagTGAGTCtaagttaaccaagaaaacgTGTTTGCAGGAAGTTTGATAAtatctattttttgtttttcattttgttctgACTATCTCGGTTTAAAGCTCGACAGAAAGTTACGGAAACTTGGAAACTCCAGTAAACCTTTAATTCAACTTAATTTCACCTAGTTCCACGGACAAAAAAGTGcttattttacatattttcaacGGTATTGAGGCCATTGGAGCTGTGAATAAGTTCTTTGGGTCCAGGATACTTAACAGTCTCTGTTAAATTGATGCTCTTATCTGATTAAACCTTCAGCGCGTTTTGCAAACAATACTGACTCCTGATAGTGTGGTTTGGTCTTGTGGCACGTGGTAACGAACCGTCTTCAGCACCTAGTGTTATCGTTATGTCAGTGGTGTGAACCCGTTCCGTTTCAGTTTATTATTGCATGATCTTTTCTAGGTTGCCCTGCTACGAGCTCATGCGGGAGAAAACCTTTTGATGGGAGTGGCGAAGCGCTCTCTTCCGTTTAGAGATATTCTGTTGTTGGGAAATGATTTTATAATCCCAAGGTATAGTATCAGtttagttttttatatttttgatttgaagGTTTGAAGTTAAATATACTTTAGCTCACACTTTCAAATTGTTAATTAAGTCTCAGGTTGTCTAACCCTGTATTTTAGGCATTGCCCTGAGGTTGAAATCAACAGGGTGGCTGTCCGTATCCTTGATGAACTGATCAGACCTTTAAACGACCTTGCACTCGATGACAATGAATATGCCTGTCTGAAAGCTATAGTGTTCTTCGATCCCGGTAAAATGTTTTGACCGAACTACGTGAAGAGAGAAACCAAATATCGCCATTAACTGCACTATGTTGGTTTAGCTTTCTGCTCATGTATGATTTtatcatttcttttgttttagatGCGAGGGGTCTTAGCAATCCCGGAAAAATAAAGGCAATGAGGTCGCAAGTAATGTGTAATCTTGAAGATTATATTAACGATAGACAGTACGACTCGCGAGGCAGGTCAGTTTCACTGGTGTATAATTTAGAATCCGTAATTATACATCGGTTTCCTCTTTGCTGATTTTATTGCCCGGCTCATAAACTATAGTGGAAACGCCTGTTTTACGTAACATGTACAATATATCTACATAGCCCAATAATAAAGTGTGTCATGCGTCAAAAACTATGTTTTGCAGGTTTGGCGAAATATTGCTTCTCCTGCCAACTTTACAAAGCATAACTTGGCAGATGATTGAACAGATTCAGTTTGTCAGACTCTTTGGTGTAGCTCGCGTTGACAATCTTCTTCAAGAAATGCTGCTTGGCAGTACGCTAAGTTTTTACTTTCCGTTGTTGAATTATTGTATAATCCAGGACTAATTAATTTCTTATGGTTAAAAAAATGCTGATAATTTCTTTGTGTAAGTGGACAAATTATTAAATGTCTGATTGCTGAATTAAATTTAGGCGCAAACGAAAATCAAGTAAACGTGGTTTCAACAGCAACGGCGCCTTTATGTGGAACCGGTCCCGTTCCAACTTACACTTCCCATCTCAATATAATTCCGACCACAAACGGATTCGGCTCAGGATCTCACGTAATGTCGCTTGGTGTGTCTGAAGATGTCAAGCCGATTTTCAGTAACGGTCCCAGCGCGCCCATTTCCCCTAATAGCATGCCACAACACGCTATTGATCAAGATTACAAACTTGCTCAAATGGGCATGGAAGTCGACCCGGTGTTGTTGGATGTTCAGCCGAAGTCTGAAATGGTGTAAAGGGACAAGTATTCATGAGATTTTGTTTCTATCTTGAATGTTATTGTGCAATTGCGCCAGTTCGTTTGTTACAGTTTGATTGCTTGAGAACTGTTTTGCCGACGAATTAGTTATTTGGCAGGGCATTCACTCGTTTTCGTCGTGGTTACCATCGCTTTTGGTTGTTAACTCTTTTCTGACTTGCGTTTGGTTCATTTTGTGAACTAGTTTTTTGGTTGTTGACCTAGTAGCGATGTGATTTATCTGATTCTGCCTTTTGTAtggttttgttatttgttttacCCGTCCTGTTAAATTTCGTCCTGGTTATGTTTCATTTATGGTCGTATTAGTAATGAAAGCTCatcttaaaaataataatgttcGTTTTAGTTCAGTGTATAAGTGAGTTACAGAAATTGTGGAATTTATAAGATACGACCCTTTATGGAAGTTGTGCTTAAAAATGTGTGTTACTTCACCTACCAATTTATTAGCGGTGTTGCATTGCGAACTTATGGTATAAGAACTTTTGTGCCTTATAGACAACGTCTTTCGAATTGAAATAATTGTGTTAAACTGATTCACTTAAGGTTTTTTTGAGTTTGtttgccaaacttttttcatattACAAAATTGAACTCATTTTATTGCTCATATATTACATTCTTCGCTCTTATAAAGAATTTTTTCGGAGAACTTTATGCTTTGTTGTATATCGTAAGTACCTGCCCGTTTAAATTGTACAGTCGTCGTTCCATGGCTGAATTTGGTTAGAGTCTTAATGTgtggaattgttttatttttcttagcTCATTATTATACAGCTTTTATGAAGATACAGGCCGTAATATAGCAACGTTATTTGGCAGAATGGCCCACGTTTTGTCAACGGCTTGTTTTTTCTGCCAATTAAGTATCAAAGTGAAAACTATGCGACTGGAAGCAATTCTGTAAATTACTCCATTTTGAGTTTTGCTGATTGTTTTAGGTGCTACTACCTTGATATCACTTTTGTTTTCCTTGTTTCGCACTCTATTAGTATGCACTGGGTTATATTGTATTCattaatttctatttttgcttgttttgttaCTAATTCAGTGCGTGGAACATGATCGTGGGCTTTTGTTCACTTGTATAGCGTTTTGACATATCTTTCTGCAgactaaaataattaattcgtTGGTAGTGCAATTTTTCCAATAACATACAACTGTATAAGCTGTATATTGTCTTCTGATCATACACTACAGTTACAGCAAAACGAAAAATAGAGCCAATATACTGTTGCTTCCGCTCAAAATAGCAGGAAGCCTACATCTGTTGGATGAGCAAGTTAACAGGAGTTGTAAAGAAAGCCTCGACAAACGTCGCATTGGAAGCAAGTGTAAAACGTCATGCGATAAATTACAGTTTACAGCTTTAACTGGCAAGTTTCTCTGAGAAGTAGCCGAACGCTCTTTTTGCGGAAGTAGTTTTGTGCGTGAATGTCGTTCAAGGCATCGTATTTGGGAATGACAGGTTTGTGTGAGGTTTTCCTCGCATCACTTCTGATGCAATCGACGACAAACCTGGTGATAAAAATTGCGCTTAAAACGTTTCTTGTTACGAAAAAGTTAAGGTCAAAACTGTGTTCTATTTGACAGTTTGCACTGAAATGCTATGTTATCATAACACCAATAGAAATGCAAACATGACCTACTGCATGTATAAGGTAATGTTTATGCAGACGAAATATACGCAACACATATTGTACTTGCCATATTACCGTAATAAGCCAACAAGTGACCACTTACAGTTGTTACGGTATCTACACATCTTCCATAAAGTGCGTGTTATGGACAACTTATTGAAACTTTTACCTGTTTTCCCGTTTAATCAAGTCTAACTTGGCGGGTGTTCCTGGTGCTCTTCGTCGAAAAGATAATTTGTAGCTCGGCAAAGATGCGGGTGGTAGCAGGTTACCCTGGAACAGCAGTGTTTTGCATAAGATTAagtgtatttatttttcatcgaTCATTTCCTCACCTTTTGGATGACTGCCGACCTTTTCAACATATCTTGTACTGCGGGTTGCCGAAAGTAGCTCTGGGCGTGAGGGTCGTTGAATGCATTGTATGACGGAACAACGTTACTGTTGTGGACGTTTTCGTGAACGCCGTCCAATATGAATTGTTTTCTAGACCATAAACAAGTATTGTGTCATATAAACTAAACGCACTGCAAACTGTTGAATTCCATTCGATCGCTAAACTCTGGCACATTTCTGGTTTACGACAGCtataatgttttgtgtttgagAAAAGTAACCTATGCATTAAATTTATTATCgttttaaatgttatttttttttacttcaaattTATTCCCTTGGTGTAGTTTTTCCCTTTTGACATGATATTTTCGGATTTAAAATTCTCATGGCGTTGTAATCTTTATCTTATACAACGATTACCAGACTTTTGAAAATACAGGCTATATCTGAAACTACTTTGTAGTTTTATCGTTatcaagcaaaaataaaacatttagtTTTTTGGCTATGATATGGCCAGAAGGATGTTATCGAATGGTTTTAGAACTTATTTCAAAGTATGTTTGTCTTAGGCCTAATCAGGCTTGTGATAGCTACAACGCATTTTATATACAGTAGGCAACGTATCGGCTATTTGTAATTTCGCAATGAAATGAtcttacttttttatttgtttagtaGTAGCAGTTTCTTTTCCCACACTTTTTCTCTGTAAATTTGTAGCCATAAGAGGGGACATTGTTGTATAGTAAGTATATTTTTTCTTCCGTTCAGCTTCCGACAGCTGTTTGGTCATACTCAGCAGAAACAGAACCTAAAtcgttttgtaaaaaatattaaagtagCATGTATACACTTTAGGCTTAGATTGCGTCAAAATGCTATAGACCATACAAGATCATtttactctaataaaactgaactgaaaataacgaaactgacctttttctaaatttattgactaaaatttagcacaaaacGTTTGCAAGCCTTCTGAAACGTTAAACAgaattttgcttaattttttatttatgattcACCATTTCATTTAATCGTTGCTTAcattacataaaaatttatattagGCTATACATTCCTTAAAAATATATAGCCTAACCCGgcaaaaagttattttgctaCGAAATTCGCTTGCTACGaaagacaaaattttgtgtatTGTGAATAGCAATTCTATCGCGGAACGCTGAATTTTCATACACAGCAACAAAAAGTAATTATattaatgaataaaaattCTACCGTACATTACGtgctaatatttttgttaataaaagcattaaatttaactaaacatcAACTATTTCTTAAAGCTAGATATTTCGTAATAGTGTTTATAAATTATGGTTATAAAAGGAATATTGCTtataaacatgtttatttgttgaaaataaacgTCTGCTCCGTAATAATTATCATAAAATCACTTGTGTTGATCGTTCAAGTATTGCATATAATattagttaaaaagttttctcGTAAATGTTTGTTACAACCTCTGAACTTCATTCGTTGATATTGCTACATTATTCCTTAGTCCTACATGCACGCTCCTTAACATGTACTTTACTTTCTCTTGTCAAAAACTTAATTTGATTTGTAATAATTTCCTAATCACATGCTATGCCTGGCAGCGTATCAAAAGCCCATGAAATGTTATCTTGGATGTGGTATACCTGGTCACAAAATTTGACGCTCATCTTATTATTACTTTCTGATGAGAGGTGACCTTAAAACAATTGTCAAATCGTCACAAGCGCATCGTGTTTGGAAAGCTCTTGTCACACGATAAACTCAATACAATGACAACAAAGCTGTATTAATTACAGTGGAATACGGCGCCATTCTAAGAGTTTGACCCCGGTTGTTGGATTGCTATAGCCCTGATGTACCTTGTGTGGCTGGgcgttgtttttatttaaagaaaattaaaacgttCAGTTTACAGTGTAAATATAAGAAgtttaaagcatttttaatgtttgttatACAAACGAAGAACAAGGTACAAAGAAGACTACACAATGTATCCGCTGCATAAGTATCAACCTACACCTTTCGGAACATACTTTCTCTATTTGAATAATAAATTCGAAAGGTAAAGTATAGAAAACGCTTATAATAACATTGCGTATAGTATAGGTACAGAGAAAAGGGGTGGTTGTTTTCGTGCTTCAACATTGAACAatcttaaattaaacatttgctggtagatttttattattattactgtataTCAAGTTTCCTAACGTGTTTGGTTATACATAATTCATCTTTtatcttttatatttttatcgtTGTTGCAATTAACTTGAGACTAAGACATTTAGTTCTTTGTTACTATACTTGAGTGTTTAGAATTGTTTacctttttgaattttatgtGAATGCATTTGTTAATAGTTACCATTATGCAGttatcttaaaatttctttaaatcaaagtaTTAATTACCATTGGCTACCATTCATGTGCTATAATTCGGACCTGATTATTACGGAAGCaagtttttttggaaattaCTTTACAGAATTGACGCCTTTAGCCTAATGTTTTTCCGTTTTATCATTATTGAATCAGGAATTATACTTAATGTGAGTATAAATCCCAAAAATGAGTGAGATGCTTCATATTTCAGAAAAAGTGTCCGATCTCTTTCTTCAAGCGATATTAAGGAAGCCAAGACTGAGAGGTACGTACAAATAGCCTATAGATACAGATCGCTATATAGTCGCAAGACATCTAGACGCCACAAAAGCTTGTTTCGGTAGCTATACCACGAATGCACGTTCAGGACTTTTATGATCTTATGTGTTTTTACTAACAGAGATAAAGATGCCAGCAAGCATCAGAAACAACCTGTACCTCGCCCTTACGATATAAGATATTTGAAACACAGTGGACAAACAGTGACTGGTATTTAATTATCTAAATGCAATTCTTTTTATAAGAAACTTACGATAGCAGCTTACATCCTATGGGTTAGTGTCTtgtcaattttacaaaaatggtTGAAGAAAACTTCTTACATATCCTTCGGTAATATGTAAACCTAAACTGTGCTTTGGAAGATTCGAGATTCATTTGAAGAAGAGTCGAACTCTCAATTttcagaaacaaaaatattctatGTGAAGTTGcttattttacatttaaaacaatgtAAAAGCCGTTTCAATTTAGTTCAAAAGAGGTTACTAAATTTTGGGTCATTCTTTTTCTGGCTACtatatttttaaagtaaataaattgttaaaagTTAGATAAGCTCTTGGtgtgttttacttttttatataCTGCATTTATACACAATCAGCTGCTACAACCAGCAAACTAATCGATCTTATAGAACCCCCTTCAAATGTCATTATTTTTGACGACGTCACGGGAGTAGAAGGGTCTGATCTCACGTTATCTACAACCTGGATCAAAGAAAGGCCTCATCATTGGaatcaaatattaaaaacatatGAAATAGAAAAGTAAGGAGATGACAGGGACATCTTTAATTGATATGCTAATATGATCTTCAATGAAGCAGACCGCTAAAACTTGTTGAGATCAATCTCATCCCCTTAATATTTACCAGTTTTATGTTCGTCATTTGTGTGCATATTTTACAGTCCCAAACTTACCAGCTCCCTATCAAAGCGATATCGATCAAAGACAGAGGATCTATCTTCTAAAAAAGAGATGGAAACCAAATTACGAGAATCACTAAAAGTGGACCGTCTTTTGAGAAAGCCAACTTTTAGTCTAACCACTGCACCAGTTAAATATTCAAAGGAGCCAATAAAAACTGCAATGAATGCCCTACAACTTCCTAAAATAAATGCAGATGATGGCAGAAACGAATTGTCGAAAGCACGGCTTGAAGCTATCCGCAAGCGGCGACGTAGAGCCCAAAAAATTATGAATCTTGTGTCCAAACGAGCTCAAATAGCTTCATTGAATGAACAACACACTCAAAAGGTGGTACAGACACCGAACTTTAAACATTCGCAACCTTTTCAGCAAACATCTATCAATACTGTTAAAACACAACAAAGAGACGAACCTGCTGTGGATTTGAAACGGGGTAAGAAACCGTAAATAGTAGCCAAACAACAGTTTATTACCTTAAAAATATGATAACCTTACTTTTGTCATGATTTTACAGAAAGTTGGAAAAGTTTTAATCATTACCCAAAAGTCCGAGAACCTAACATACAAGATTGGAATCCAAAAGAAGAACAGAAAGCCTTAAACTACGAAGTCCTCGGGAGAATTGCGGCTACAGTACCTTACAAATGGCAGTTGGCTGGCAAAGcagaaagcaacaaaaaaagCAATGCAGCCATtatgttaaacattttataacaCGCAGTTTGATCAATTTTTCGTCATAT
The Clavelina lepadiformis chromosome 4, kaClaLepa1.1, whole genome shotgun sequence DNA segment above includes these coding regions:
- the LOC143451865 gene encoding hepatocyte nuclear factor 4-gamma-like isoform X3, giving the protein MMNYKSTWLQNAPFGNWPHHYARKDSPSSLAGDVNNSVTGYPFDAVSGGSPGLNVGCVNDHSMNVLPIDSRQQAGTIANERNVSPNSIIGDSEGTRSSDCAICGDRATGKHYGASSCDGCKGFFRRSVRKNHQYQCRFSRNCTVDKDKRNQCRYCRLRKCFRAGMRKEAVQNERDRISTKKSSMDDSASLSVTTLLNADTMSRQPLITSGGDLDASAVENKKIASVNDVCDSMRQQLLVLVEWAKYIPTFSDLPLDDQVALLRAHAGENLLMGVAKRSLPFRDILLLGNDFIIPRHCPEVEINRVAVRILDELIRPLNDLALDDNEYACLKAIVFFDPDARGLSNPGKIKAMRSQVMCNLEDYINDRQYDSRGRFGEILLLLPTLQSITWQMIEQIQFVRLFGVARVDNLLQEMLLGSANENQVNVVSTATAPLCGTGPVPTYTSHLNIIPTTNGFGSGSHVMSLGVSEDVKPIFSNGPSAPISPNSMPQHAIDQDYKLAQMGMEVDPVLLDVQPKSEMV
- the LOC143451865 gene encoding hepatocyte nuclear factor 4-gamma-like isoform X1, with the translated sequence MEPDTSTGYDIYNTEIYTDVVGNISDSPSSLAGDVNNSVTGYPFDAVSGGSPGLNVGCVNDHSMNVLPIDSRQQAGTIANERNVSPNSIIGDSEGTRSSDCAICGDRATGKHYGASSCDGCKGFFRRSVRKNHQYQCRFSRNCTVDKDKRNQCRYCRLRKCFRAGMRKEAVQNERDRISTKKSSMDDSASLSVTTLLNADTMSRQPLITSGGDLDASAVENKKIASVNDVCDSMRQQLLVLVEWAKYIPTFSDLPLDDQVALLRAHAGENLLMGVAKRSLPFRDILLLGNDFIIPRHCPEVEINRVAVRILDELIRPLNDLALDDNEYACLKAIVFFDPDARGLSNPGKIKAMRSQVMCNLEDYINDRQYDSRGRFGEILLLLPTLQSITWQMIEQIQFVRLFGVARVDNLLQEMLLGSANENQVNVVSTATAPLCGTGPVPTYTSHLNIIPTTNGFGSGSHVMSLGVSEDVKPIFSNGPSAPISPNSMPQHAIDQDYKLAQMGMEVDPVLLDVQPKSEMV
- the LOC143451865 gene encoding hepatocyte nuclear factor 4-gamma-like isoform X2; amino-acid sequence: MEPDTSTGYDIYNTEIYTDVVGNISDSPSSLAGDVNNSVTGYPFDAVSGGSPGLNVGCVNDHSMNVLPIDSRQQAGTIANERNVSPNSIIGDSEGTRSYCAICGDRATGKHYGASSCDGCKGFFRRSVRKNHQYQCRFSRNCTVDKDKRNQCRYCRLRKCFRAGMRKEAVQNERDRISTKKSSMDDSASLSVTTLLNADTMSRQPLITSGGDLDASAVENKKIASVNDVCDSMRQQLLVLVEWAKYIPTFSDLPLDDQVALLRAHAGENLLMGVAKRSLPFRDILLLGNDFIIPRHCPEVEINRVAVRILDELIRPLNDLALDDNEYACLKAIVFFDPDARGLSNPGKIKAMRSQVMCNLEDYINDRQYDSRGRFGEILLLLPTLQSITWQMIEQIQFVRLFGVARVDNLLQEMLLGSANENQVNVVSTATAPLCGTGPVPTYTSHLNIIPTTNGFGSGSHVMSLGVSEDVKPIFSNGPSAPISPNSMPQHAIDQDYKLAQMGMEVDPVLLDVQPKSEMV
- the LOC143451866 gene encoding uncharacterized protein LOC143451866 yields the protein MTKQLSEAERKKKYTYYTTMSPLMATNLQRKSVGKETATTKQIKKKQFILDGVHENVHNSNVVPSYNAFNDPHAQSYFRQPAVQDMLKRSAVIQKGNLLPPASLPSYKLSFRRRAPGTPAKLDLIKRENRFVVDCIRSDARKTSHKPVIPKYDALNDIHAQNYFRKKSVRLLLRETCQLKL